A window of Elusimicrobiota bacterium contains these coding sequences:
- the dnaA gene encoding chromosomal replication initiator protein DnaA yields the protein MLSETAESIWTGVLERLKPQFKEEIYNLWIKPLRPAAWGDALLTVQVPNRYFADWVQKNAQTAIETSLREILGRDGSVSFETSENQEVEPDSLPETPAAAPVIPSRIENHVSDETFNPKYTFDTFVVGPSNRFAQAAAAAVAKDPGKTYNPLFLYGGVGLGKTHILHAIAHGIRANNPGARVLYVTSERFINEFIDALRFDRMKDFRAKYRNLDCLLIDDIQSLMSKENSQEEFFYTFNSLYDTRKQIIISSDRTPNETKVSARLISRFEWGVVADIQPPDLETRIAILRKKAASENIFVPDDVILYIASQIRSNIRELEGSLIRTVAFSSLTGTPLTIESARETLKDIVAASAATRPVRVEDIQEVVADHFNLELKDMKSKRRTDAIAFPRQIAMYLARTMTECSTTEIGDHFGGKDHTTVMHACNKIRGKMTSDPYFTALVNKITQQVKNHATLGDLRSK from the coding sequence GACGGGGGTTTTGGAGCGTTTAAAGCCCCAATTCAAAGAAGAAATCTACAATTTGTGGATTAAGCCCCTCCGTCCCGCGGCTTGGGGCGACGCCCTTCTTACCGTTCAAGTGCCCAATCGCTATTTCGCCGATTGGGTTCAAAAGAACGCCCAGACCGCCATTGAAACGTCTTTGCGGGAAATACTGGGCCGGGACGGTTCCGTTTCGTTTGAGACCTCCGAAAATCAGGAAGTCGAACCGGATTCCCTTCCGGAGACTCCGGCCGCCGCCCCGGTGATCCCGTCCCGAATCGAAAACCACGTTTCGGACGAAACCTTCAACCCCAAATACACTTTTGACACCTTCGTGGTGGGGCCTTCCAACCGATTCGCCCAGGCCGCCGCCGCGGCCGTGGCCAAGGACCCTGGGAAAACCTACAACCCTCTTTTCCTGTACGGCGGCGTGGGGCTCGGGAAAACCCACATTCTTCACGCCATCGCCCACGGCATCCGGGCCAACAACCCGGGCGCCCGGGTCCTCTACGTGACCAGCGAGCGGTTCATCAACGAATTCATCGACGCCCTGCGGTTCGACCGCATGAAGGATTTTCGGGCCAAATACCGGAACCTGGACTGCTTGTTGATCGACGACATCCAATCGCTCATGAGCAAGGAAAATTCCCAGGAGGAGTTTTTCTACACCTTCAATTCCCTTTACGACACCCGAAAACAGATCATCATTTCTTCCGACCGCACGCCCAACGAGACCAAAGTCTCGGCCCGGCTGATTTCCCGGTTCGAATGGGGCGTGGTGGCCGACATTCAGCCCCCGGACCTCGAAACCCGCATCGCGATTTTGCGCAAAAAAGCCGCTTCCGAGAACATTTTCGTCCCGGACGACGTGATTCTCTACATCGCCAGCCAGATCCGCTCCAACATCCGGGAGCTGGAAGGCAGCTTGATTCGAACCGTCGCTTTCAGCTCCTTGACCGGCACGCCGCTCACCATCGAATCCGCCCGGGAAACGCTCAAGGACATCGTGGCGGCGTCGGCCGCCACCCGCCCCGTGCGCGTGGAGGACATCCAGGAAGTGGTGGCGGATCATTTCAATTTGGAACTCAAAGACATGAAATCCAAGCGGCGCACCGACGCCATCGCCTTCCCGCGCCAAATCGCCATGTATTTGGCCCGGACCATGACCGAGTGCTCCACGACGGAAATCGGCGATCATTTCGGCGGCAAAGACCACACCACGGTCATGCACGCCTGCAACAAGATCCGGGGCAAAATGACTTCCGACCCGTACTTCACCGCCCTGGTCAACAAAATCACCCAGCAAGTGAAAAACCACGCCACGCTGGGCGATCTTCGCTCCAAATAA
- the dnaN gene encoding DNA polymerase III subunit beta: MSSPKKTDAALEIHCQKEELLKGVHLVQNAISPRSTLPVLSNVLFESTDQGLRLSSTDLEVGIRCLVKADVKTLGSLTVPAKPLGEFLRTLDDGKDVSLKSTDGQKIEIRSGRDRCSLACLPKDDYPVLPEFNLEKAVSLNPAILRDMIRKTAFAVSTDETRYVLNGVDFMVEKGQMTLVATDGRRLAFIQREIADKKASINAIIPTKAVNELARVLGADEKGAELLVGFTENQVTFQYKNVVIISRLIEGNFPNFEQVIPKSHDTRLRLKTKQILSATQRAAVGTLERGGSVRFALSAGRLQISASAQGRVEVESEVEVDYKGEPFAIAFNPAYLVDVFKSLEADEIFLEFSTPLNPGVIHPVGDDNYKYVVMPMQVS, translated from the coding sequence ATGTCCTCGCCCAAAAAAACCGACGCCGCTCTGGAAATCCATTGCCAAAAAGAGGAACTGCTGAAAGGCGTTCACTTGGTTCAAAATGCCATTTCGCCCCGGAGCACTCTGCCGGTGTTGTCCAACGTCCTTTTTGAATCCACGGATCAAGGCCTTCGATTGTCGTCCACCGATTTGGAAGTCGGGATTCGTTGCCTGGTCAAAGCCGACGTGAAGACCCTCGGCAGTTTGACCGTCCCCGCCAAACCTCTCGGCGAATTCCTTCGCACCCTGGACGACGGGAAAGACGTCTCGCTCAAAAGCACCGACGGGCAGAAAATAGAAATCCGCTCCGGTCGGGACCGTTGCTCCCTGGCCTGCCTGCCCAAGGACGATTATCCGGTCCTTCCCGAATTCAACTTGGAAAAGGCCGTGTCGCTGAACCCCGCCATTTTGCGCGACATGATCCGCAAGACCGCCTTTGCGGTTTCCACGGACGAAACCCGCTACGTTCTGAACGGCGTGGACTTCATGGTGGAAAAGGGTCAGATGACTTTGGTCGCCACCGATGGTCGCCGGCTGGCCTTCATTCAACGTGAAATCGCGGACAAAAAAGCCTCCATCAACGCCATCATCCCCACCAAGGCGGTCAACGAGCTGGCCCGGGTGCTGGGCGCCGATGAAAAAGGCGCCGAATTGCTCGTGGGTTTCACCGAAAACCAGGTCACGTTCCAATACAAAAACGTGGTCATTATTTCCCGCCTGATCGAAGGCAACTTCCCCAATTTCGAGCAGGTGATCCCCAAATCCCACGACACCCGGCTCCGATTGAAAACCAAGCAGATTCTCTCGGCCACCCAGCGCGCCGCCGTCGGCACCCTGGAACGCGGCGGGTCCGTCCGTTTTGCCCTCTCCGCCGGCCGCCTGCAGATTTCCGCCTCGGCCCAGGGCCGCGTGGAAGTGGAATCCGAAGTCGAGGTGGACTACAAAGGCGAACCTTTCGCCATCGCCTTCAACCCGGCCTACCTGGTGGACGTTTTTAAGTCCTTGGAAGCCGATGAAATCTTTTTGGAATTCAGCACCCCGCTCAACCCCGGCGTTATTCACCCCGTGGGCGACGACAACT